The Malus sylvestris chromosome 12, drMalSylv7.2, whole genome shotgun sequence genome contains a region encoding:
- the LOC126592718 gene encoding uncharacterized protein LOC126592718 — translation MASAIHFPLALKSGGFPLEASDYSTIFGLPWTSLHFKLLFGLGIHGFQSRNGTQEFSSSCCPILLLVCFLCGSKTQNKEGEEIEQESQETTSLRLVVGQNHFAAPS, via the exons ATGGCTTCAGCGATCCACTTTCCTTTGGCTTTGAAATCTGGTGGTTTTCCTTTAGAAGCAAGCGACTATTCCACTATATTTGGACTTCCGTGGACTTCGTTGCATTTcaaacttctatttggattgggTATCCATGGATTTCAGAGTAGGAATGG GACACAAGAGTTCTCATCTTCCTGCTGCCCTATTCTTTTGCTTGTGTGCTTCCTCTGCGGATcgaaaactcaaaacaaagaggGGGAAGAAATCGAGCAG GAGTCCCAGGAAACGACATCTCTTCGATTGGTTGTTGgacaaaaccattttgcagCCCCGAGTTAG
- the LOC126593158 gene encoding serine/threonine-protein phosphatase PP1 isoform X1, which yields MMMMTMEGMMDKGVLDDIIRRLLEGKGGKQVQLSEAEIRQLCVNARQIFLAQPNLLEVRAPVRICGDIHGQYQDLLRVFEYGGYPPSANYLFLGDYVDRGKQSLETICLLLAYKIKYPDKVFLLRGNHEDAKINRIYGFYDECKRRFNVRLWKIFTECFNCLPVAALIDGKILCMHGGLSPELENLDQIKEISRPTDIPDNGLLCDLLWSDPDARVEGWAESDRGVSCTFGADRVIDFLDKNELDLVCRGHQVVEDGYEFFAKRRLVTIFSAPNYGGEFDNAGALLSVDEALVCSFEILKPVDHKASPSGSKSNLKKTPKTRKN from the exons atgatgatgatgacaatGGAGGGGATGATGGATAAGGGTGTGTTGGATGATATAATCAGGAGGTTGTTGGAAGGCAAAGGAGGGAAGCAAGTGCAGCTATCGGAGGCGGAGATCCGGCAGCTCTGCGTCAACGCCCGCCAAATCTTCCTCGCTCAGCCTAATCTTCTCGAGGTCCGAGCTCCGGTTCGCATATGCG GTGATATACATGGACAATACCAAGACTTACTAAGGGTGTTTGAATACGGTGGTTACCCTCCTTCTGCAAACTACCTGTTTCTAGGAGATTATGTAGATCGAGGAAAGCAAAGTTTGGAGACAATCTGTTTGCTTCTggcctacaaaataaaatatcctGACAAAGTTTTCCTTTTGAGGGGAAACCATGAAGATGCAAAGATTAATCGAATATATGGGTTCTATGACGAGTGCAAAAGGAGGTTTAATGTTAGGCTTTGGAAAATATTTACCGAGTGCTTTAATTGTTTGCCTGTGGCTGCACTTATTGATGGGAAGATACTTTGTATGCATGGCGGGCTCTCACCAGAGTTGGAAAACTTGGACCAAATAAAGGAAATTTCAAGGCCAACTGACATTCCAGATAATGGTCTTTTATGCGATCTGCTTTGGTCGGATCCTGATGCTAGGGTTGAAGGCTGGGCAGAGAGTGATCGAGGTGTTTCCTGTACTTTTGGAGCCGATAGAGTTATTGACTTTTTAGATAAGAATGAACTTGATCTCGTTTGCCGGGGTCATCAG GTGGTGGAGGATGGCTATGAGTTTTTTGCAAAACGAAGATTAGTCACAATATTTTCAGCTCCAAACTATGGCGGGGAGTTTGATAATGCCGGTGCTCTGTTGAGCGTTGATGAAGCTCTAGTGTGTTCCTTTGAGATATTGAAACCAGTTGATCATAAAGCATCCCCGAGTGGTTCAAAGTCAAATCTTAAAAAG ACTCCTAAAACCCGAAAGAACTGA
- the LOC126591902 gene encoding putative pectinesterase/pectinesterase inhibitor 28, which yields MANREDVDRRSKKRIVIISLSAFLLMAMVMAVAAGFIMEKGFYNSPVSGSKGSSHDKSASMKAIKTICQPTDYKQECLDSLSYASGNTTTDPIELIEYGFKVAMKYVTDAAKKSDFLRKLEKDPRTSNALDACEELMDLALSELRQSLVRLGYIDDFTKFNEMLVDLKVWLSATITYQESCLDAFENTTSSTDAAEEMKSVLNTSMHLSSNALAMVSQVFSAFTDLNNPDSSHRRLLQFDAFPVIGHSEFEDPKWYEGGVRKLSSAPKINKPDIIVAKDGSGSYKTITEALDHVPKYGNETFIIYIKEGVYNEHILVTRSMTSVMMIGDGANKTRITGNKNFADGTPTYHTATVAIQGDHFMARDIGFENSAGPEKHQAVALRVSADEAIFYRCSMDGYQDTLYTHAQRQFYCDCTISGTIDFVFGDATAVFQNCTFLIRKPLPNQSCIVTAQGRKERRQPSAIIIQNSTITAEPDYFPVKDENKAYLGRPWKEYSRTIIMDSYIDDVIQPEGWLPWEGEWGLKTCFYAESGNTGPAANKARRVTWRGIKQITENHTADFTPGRFFRGDKWIRLSGVPYIPGLTTSNKSKTATTRTPSFSKGT from the exons ATGGCGAACAGGGAAGATGTAGATAGGAGATCGAAGAAGCGAATCGTCATCATCAGCCTATCTGCATTTTTATTGATGGCAATGGTGATGGCGGTGGCAGCTGGTTTCATCATGGAAAAGGGTTTCTACAATAGTCCAGTCAGTGGCAGCAAGGGTAGCTCCCATGACAAGTCAGCCTCAATGAAAGCAATCAAAACCATTTGCCAGCCAACCGATTACAAGCAAGAATGTCTCGACAGCCTCAGCTACGCCTCCGGAAACACCACCACCGATCCAATAGAGCTCATTGAATACGGCTTCAAGGTTGCAATGAAGTACGTAACCGATGCTGCCAAAAAATCCGACTTCTTGCGAAAGCTCGAGAAGGATCCCCGAACCTCCAATGCCCTCGACGCGTGCGAAGAGCTTATGGATTTGGCGCTTAGTGAGCTCAGGCAGTCGCTTGTGCGACTAGGGTACATCGATGATTTTACAAAGTTTAATGAAATGTTGGTGGATTTGAAGGTTTGGCTTAGTGCTACAATCACTTATCAAGAAAGCTGCTTGGATGCTTTTGAGAATACTACTAGCTCTACTGATGCAGCTGAGGAGATGAAGAGTGTGTTGAATACCTCTATGCATTTGAGTAGCAATGCCCTTGCCATGGTATCTCAAGTATTTTCAGCCTTCACTGACTTGAACAACCCTGATTCTAGCCACCGCCGCCTCCTCCAATTTGATGCATTCCCTGTTATTGGTCACAGTGAATTTGAAGACCCCAAGTGGTATGAAGGTGGAGTCAGGAAACT CAGTTCTGCTCCGAAAATTAATAAGCCCGACATCATTGTGGCAAAGGATGGAAGTGGAAGCTACAAGACCATCACTGAGGCGCTAGACCATGTCCCCAAGTATGgcaatgaaacctttatcatcTACATCAAGGAAGGAGTATATAATGAGCATATCCTGGTTACCAGGAGCATGACGAGCGTGATGATGATCGGAGATGGCGCAAATAAGACTAGGATCACCGGAAACAAGAACTTTGCAGATGGCACGCCCACCTACCATACTGCCACCGTTG CTATTCAGGGAGATCATTTCATGGCAAGGGATATAGGGTTTGAGAACTCTGCTGGTCCGGAGAAACATCAGGCTGTTGCATTGAGGGTGAGTGCTGACGAGGCAATCTTCTACAGGTGTTCAATGGACGGGTACCAAGACACCCTTTACACACACGCACAACGCCAATTCTACTGCGACTGCACCATCTCCGGCACCatagattttgtttttggtgatgcAACTGCAGTCTTCCAAAACTGCACTTTCTTGATCCGCAAGCCATTGCCAAACCAGTCTTGCATTGTGACAGCTCAAGGCAGGAAAGAACGGCGCCAGCCATCTGCAATCATCATTCAAAACAGCACAATCACTGCCGAACCTGATTACTTCCCTGTCAAGGATGAGAACAAGGCATATCTTGGCCGTCCATGGAAGGAGTATTCAAGGACAATCATCATGGACTCATACATTGATGACGTGATCCAACCGGAAGGTTGGTTACCTTGGGAGGGTGAGTGGGGGCTAAAGACATGCTTCTACGCAGAGTCAGGCAACACAGGCCCTGCTGCTAACAAGGCAAGGCGCGTGACATGGCGCGGGATCAAGCAGATTACTGAAAATCATACTGCAGATTTCACACCCGGTAGGTTCTTCAGGGGTGATAAGTGGATTAGGCTCTCAGGTGTTCCTTATATCCCCGGCCTGACCACTAGCAACAAATCGAAAACTGCAACTACAAGGACTCCATCCTTCTCGAAAGGCAcctaa
- the LOC126593159 gene encoding 60S ribosomal protein L18-2-like, producing the protein MGIDLVAGGKSKKTKRTAPKSDDIYLKLLVKLYRFLVRRTGSKFNAVILKRLFMSKVNKAPLSLSRLIKYMQGKDSKIAVVVGTVTDDIRVYEVPQLKVTALRFTETARARIEKAGGECLTFDQLALRAPLGQNVVLLRGPKNSREAVKHFGPAPGVPHSHTKPYVRSKGRKFEKARGKRNSKGFRV; encoded by the exons atg GGGATCGATCTCGTCGCAGGAGGTAAGAGCAAGAAGACGAAGCGCACTGCGCCCAAGTCCGATGACATCTATCTCAAGCTTCTCGTCAAG CTATACCGTTTTCTTGTCAGGAGAACTGGAAGCAAGTTCAATGCAGTCATTCTCAAACGTTTGTTCATGAGCAAAGTCAACAAGGcaccactttctctctcaaggTTGATCAAGTATATGCAAGGAAAG GACAGCAAGATTGCTGTGGTTGTGGGGACCGTGACCGATGATATTAGGGTCTATGAGGTTCCTCAATTGAAGGTTACAGCACTGAGGTTCACTGAGACTGCAAGGGCCAGGATTGAGAAGGCAGGAGGAGAGTGCTTGACATTCGATCAACTTGCTTTGAGAGCACCATTGGGTCAGAACGTG GTTCTCCTCAGAGGTCCAAAGAATTCCCGTGAAGCAGTGAAGCACTTCGGTCCAGCTCCTGGTGTACCACACAGCCACACCAAACCTTATGTGCGGTCCAAGGGAAGGAAGTTTGAGAAGGCTAGAGGAAAGAGGAACAGCAAGGGCTTTAGAGTTTAA
- the LOC126591752 gene encoding putative F-box protein At3g16210, with the protein MPEEMVAQILARLHPKSLPRFKCVRKSWYALINDPQFVAKHLHSYNEFSSSARILFKHTVAKKRETTKEEVVFSFLDPSNDSEADFDNLDSVVEDLHFPVSMGLNNGGQIIELPSELDGSIDIIGQCDGILCLILYTGHIVLYNPSINDFRILPDESSLQNYESAITRNLRIMYLLALHRVVRKRMVIALFVVLREQKCTQ; encoded by the coding sequence ATGCCGGAAGAGATGGTGGCGCAAATCTTAGCCAGGCTGCATCCGAAATCTCTACCGCGTTTCAAGTGCGTTCGAAAGTCGTGGTATGCCCTTATCAATGACCCCCAGTTTGTAGCCAAACACCTCCATTCGTACAACGAATTCTCCTCCTCCGCACGCATCCTTTTCAAGCACACCGTGGCCAAAAAAAGGGAAACTACCAAGGAGGAAGTTGTGTTTTCGTTCCTCGATCCTTCTAACGATAGTGAAGCTGATTTCGATAACCTAGATTCTGTTGTTGAGGACCTGCATTTTCCGGTTTCTATGGGATTAAACAATGGGGGTCAAATAATTGAGCTTCCTAGTGAGCTTGATGGATCTATAGACATTATAGGCCAATGTGATGGGATTTTATGTTTGATTCTTTACACTGGCCATATTGTTCTTTATAATCCGTCGATCAACGATTTCAGGATTCTTCCCGATGAATCGAGCCTTCAAAATTATGAATCGGCTATAACCCGAAATCTAAGGATTATGTACTTGTTAGCGTTGCATCGAGTGGTGAGGAAACGTATGGTGATCGCGTTGTTTGTCGTTCTCCGAGAGCAGAAGTGTACGCAATGA
- the LOC126593158 gene encoding serine/threonine-protein phosphatase PP1 isoform X3, protein MRRLTGDIHGQYQDLLRVFEYGGYPPSANYLFLGDYVDRGKQSLETICLLLAYKIKYPDKVFLLRGNHEDAKINRIYGFYDECKRRFNVRLWKIFTECFNCLPVAALIDGKILCMHGGLSPELENLDQIKEISRPTDIPDNGLLCDLLWSDPDARVEGWAESDRGVSCTFGADRVIDFLDKNELDLVCRGHQVVEDGYEFFAKRRLVTIFSAPNYGGEFDNAGALLSVDEALVCSFEILKPVDHKASPSGSKSNLKKTPKTRKN, encoded by the exons ATGCG GCGTCTTACAGGTGATATACATGGACAATACCAAGACTTACTAAGGGTGTTTGAATACGGTGGTTACCCTCCTTCTGCAAACTACCTGTTTCTAGGAGATTATGTAGATCGAGGAAAGCAAAGTTTGGAGACAATCTGTTTGCTTCTggcctacaaaataaaatatcctGACAAAGTTTTCCTTTTGAGGGGAAACCATGAAGATGCAAAGATTAATCGAATATATGGGTTCTATGACGAGTGCAAAAGGAGGTTTAATGTTAGGCTTTGGAAAATATTTACCGAGTGCTTTAATTGTTTGCCTGTGGCTGCACTTATTGATGGGAAGATACTTTGTATGCATGGCGGGCTCTCACCAGAGTTGGAAAACTTGGACCAAATAAAGGAAATTTCAAGGCCAACTGACATTCCAGATAATGGTCTTTTATGCGATCTGCTTTGGTCGGATCCTGATGCTAGGGTTGAAGGCTGGGCAGAGAGTGATCGAGGTGTTTCCTGTACTTTTGGAGCCGATAGAGTTATTGACTTTTTAGATAAGAATGAACTTGATCTCGTTTGCCGGGGTCATCAG GTGGTGGAGGATGGCTATGAGTTTTTTGCAAAACGAAGATTAGTCACAATATTTTCAGCTCCAAACTATGGCGGGGAGTTTGATAATGCCGGTGCTCTGTTGAGCGTTGATGAAGCTCTAGTGTGTTCCTTTGAGATATTGAAACCAGTTGATCATAAAGCATCCCCGAGTGGTTCAAAGTCAAATCTTAAAAAG ACTCCTAAAACCCGAAAGAACTGA
- the LOC126592326 gene encoding uncharacterized protein LOC126592326 — protein sequence MSKLREQGYDGASNMKGEQNGLKANILNKYPQAFYVHCFAHQLQLALVAVAKGIEGVAIFFNNASILVNIIGSSCKRRDAFREKQLEQIKKALDIGDLETGRGLNQEISLMHPCDTRWNSHYGIIVSIIVMFEAVVVVLEWIKDDTNQDNFGEVSKLFHDIQTFDFVFHLFFMRFILEITNELSQTLQKKDQDIVNAMALVEVCKQRLQSLRDDDFGDLLDDVQKFCQEHDIVVPNMEDLRFVPGKSRRKALRLINFHYYHMDLYFQVLDTQLKELNDSFNEVNTELLLCMACLSPVNNFAYFDKAKSVRLAQLYSQDFDCMDLMNLPIQLDNYIHDMKMHSEFSSLR from the coding sequence ATGTCTAAGTTACGGGAACAGGGCTATGATGGAGCTAGTAATATGAAAGGAGAACAAAATGGCCTTAAAGCAAATATTTTGAACAAGTATCCTCAAGCATTTTATGTTCATTGTTTTGCACAccaacttcaactagctctTGTAGCCGTTGCAAAGGGAATTGAGGGTGTCGCCATTTTCTTCAACAATGCTAGTATTTTGGTCAATATTATTGGATCATCGTGTAAGCGTCGTGATGCATTTAGAGAGAAACAACTagaacaaattaagaaagctcTTGATATTGGTGATCTTGAAACGGGTAGAGGGTTAAATCAAGAGATTAGTCTCATGCATCCTTGTGATACACGTTGGAACTCACATTATGGTATTATAGTTAGTATTATTGTCATGTTTGAAGCTGTGGTGGTGGTGCTTGAATGGATTAAGGATGATACCAACCAAGACAATTTTGGTGAAGTAAGTAAGTTATTCCATGACATacaaacttttgattttgtgtttcaccttttttttatgAGATTCATATTGGAAATTACAAATGAGTTATCACAAACATTACAAAAGaaagatcaagatattgtgaatgcGATGGCGTTAGTGGAAGTATGCAAGCAAAGACTACAATCCTTGAGAGATGATGACTTTGGAGACTTGCTTGATGATGTACAAAAGTTTTGTCAAGAGCATGATATTGTTGTTCCTAACATGGAGGATTTGCGTTTTGTACCCGGAAAATCAAGACGTAAAGCTCTAAGACTCATAAACTTCCATTACTATCATATGGACCtctattttcaagtccttgATACACAATTAAAGGAATTGAATGATAGCTTCAATGAGGTAAACACCGAATTGCTTCTTTGTATGGCATGTTTGAGTCCAGTGAATAATTTTGCATATTTTGACAAAGCAAAAAGTGTTCGTCTAGCCCAACTTTATTCTCAAGATTTTGATTGTATGGACCTCATGAATCTTCCAATTCAACTTGACAATTACATTCACGATATGAAGATGCATAGTGAGTTTTCATCATTAAGATGA
- the LOC126592072 gene encoding putative pectinesterase/pectinesterase inhibitor 22, whose product MALANFLLLLLSLSCSSYGVTSYPSIRSMVTQTCTDVDDRNSCLTNVQAELQKRGPQTQDSVSILTAALTHTLNETKNAIQIITKFNSLPRSYRESVAIEDCKELLDYSFSELAWSLGEMIKIRGGDTNVHYEGNLKAWLSAALSNQDTCLEGFEGTDRRFESFVRGSVKQVTQLIGNVLTLYTQLHSLPSKPPRHHGPPTNKSSPGDYFPAWMSEEDQELVKSNPKSGVNHAVVAADGSGQYRTITEAVNEAPNYSPSRYVIYVKKGIYRENIEMKKNKTNIMFVGDGIGQTIITGNRSFMQGWTTFRTATVAVSGRGFIARNLTIRNTAAPQNHQAVALRVDSDQSAFFQCSVEGYQDTLYAHSLRQFFRECTIYGTVDFIFGNGAAVLQNCKIYTRVPLPQQKITITAQGRKSPHQSTGFAIQDSFVLATQPTYLGRPWKKYSRTVYMNTYMSRLVQPRGWLEWNGDFALGTLWYGEYKNYGPGAAMSGRVKWRGYHILRDAAAASFFTVGRFIDGMAWLPSTGIKFTAGFE is encoded by the exons ATGGCCTTAGCCAattttctgcttcttcttctttcactTTCATGTTCTTCTTATGGGGTTACTTCCTACCCTTCCATTCGATCCATGGTTACGCAAACTTGCACTGATGTCGATGACCGAAACTCGTGCCTCACAAACGTGCAAGCCGAGCTCCAAAAAAGGGGGCCTCAAACTCAAGATTCGGTTTCAATCCTAACTGCTGCTCTTACGCATACGCTCAATGAAACAAAAAATGCTATCCAAATCATCACAAAGTTCAACTCTTTGCCCAGAAGTTACAGAGAGAGTGTAGCAATTGAGGACTGCAAGGAGCTCCTAGACTACTCCTTCTCCGAGTTGGCTTGGTCTCTAGGGGAAATGATCAAAATTCGCGGCGGCGACACAAATGTTCACTACGAAGGAAACCTAAAAGCTTGGCTTAGTGCTGCCTTAAGTAACCAAGATACCTGCCTTGAGGGTTTTGAAGGAACTGACCGACGCTTCGAAAGTTTCGTTAGGGGAAGTGTGAAGCAAGTGACACAGCTCATTGGTAATGTTCTTACCTTATATACTCAACTACACAGCTTGCCCTCTAAGCCTCCTAGGCATCATGGTCCCCCAACGAATAAAAGTTCGCCAGGGGATTATTTCCCGGCTTGGATGAGTGAGGAAGATCAAGAGCTGGTTAAATCGAATCCAAAATCGGGTGTGAATCATGCTGTTGTGGCAGCAGATGGGAGTGGACAGTACCGTACGATCACAGAAGCTGTCAATGAAGCTCCAAACTACAGCCCTAGCAGGTACGTTATATATGTGAAGAAGGGAATTTATAGGGAAAACATCGAAATGAAGAAGAACAAAACCAATATTATGTTTGTTGGGGATGGGATTGGACAAACTATCATAACGGGTAACCGGAGTTTCATGCAAGGATGGACTACGTTTAGAACTGCAACAGTCG CCGTATCCGGAAGGGGATTCATAGCAAGGAACCTGACAATTCGCAACACAGCCGCCCCTCAAAACCACCAAGCCGTAGCGCTAAGAGTCGACTCCGACCAGTCGGCCTTCTTCCAGTGCAGCGTGGAGGGTTACCAAGACACCCTCTACGCTCACTCGCTTCGCCAATTCTTCCGTGAGTGCACCATCTACGGCACCGTAGACTTCATTTTTGGCAATGGGGCTGCGGTCCTCCAAAACTGCAAAATCTACACAAGGGTCCCACTCCcacaacaaaaaatcacaatcacTGCCCAAGGTAGAAAAAGCCCACATCAAAGCACAGGGTTTGCAATCCAGGACAGTTTTGTTCTGGCCACCCAGCCGACTTATTTGGGTAGGCCATGGAAGAAATATTCCAGAACTGTTTATATGAACACTTATATGAGTAGGTTGGTCCAGCCCAGAGGGTGGCTTGAGTGGAATGGGGATTTTGCTTTGGGCACGTTGTGGTATGGTGAGTATAAGAATTATGGGCCGGGTGCAGCTATGTCGGGTCGGGTCAAATGGCGTGGTTACCATATACTCAGGGATGCTGCTGCGGCGAGCTTCTTCACCGTGGGGAGGTTTATTGATGGGATGGCTTGGTTGCCGTCGACCGGTATCAAGTTTACAGCAGGGTTTgagtaa
- the LOC126593158 gene encoding serine/threonine-protein phosphatase PP1 isoform X2 — translation MMMMTMEGMMDKGVLDDIIRRLLEGKGGKQVQLSEAEIRQLCVNARQIFLAQPNLLEVRAPVRICGDIHGQYQDLLRVFEYGGYPPSANYLFLGDYVDRGKQSLETICLLLAYKIKYPDKVFLLRGNHEDAKINRIYGFYDECKRRFNVRLWKIFTECFNCLPVAALIDGKILCMHGGLSPELENLDQIKEISRPTDIPDNGLLCDLLWSDPDARVEGWAESDRGVSCTFGADRVIDFLDKNELDLVCRGHQVVEDGYEFFAKRRLVTIFSAPNYGGEFDNAGALLSVDEALVCSFEILKPVDHKASPSGSKSNLKKLN, via the exons atgatgatgatgacaatGGAGGGGATGATGGATAAGGGTGTGTTGGATGATATAATCAGGAGGTTGTTGGAAGGCAAAGGAGGGAAGCAAGTGCAGCTATCGGAGGCGGAGATCCGGCAGCTCTGCGTCAACGCCCGCCAAATCTTCCTCGCTCAGCCTAATCTTCTCGAGGTCCGAGCTCCGGTTCGCATATGCG GTGATATACATGGACAATACCAAGACTTACTAAGGGTGTTTGAATACGGTGGTTACCCTCCTTCTGCAAACTACCTGTTTCTAGGAGATTATGTAGATCGAGGAAAGCAAAGTTTGGAGACAATCTGTTTGCTTCTggcctacaaaataaaatatcctGACAAAGTTTTCCTTTTGAGGGGAAACCATGAAGATGCAAAGATTAATCGAATATATGGGTTCTATGACGAGTGCAAAAGGAGGTTTAATGTTAGGCTTTGGAAAATATTTACCGAGTGCTTTAATTGTTTGCCTGTGGCTGCACTTATTGATGGGAAGATACTTTGTATGCATGGCGGGCTCTCACCAGAGTTGGAAAACTTGGACCAAATAAAGGAAATTTCAAGGCCAACTGACATTCCAGATAATGGTCTTTTATGCGATCTGCTTTGGTCGGATCCTGATGCTAGGGTTGAAGGCTGGGCAGAGAGTGATCGAGGTGTTTCCTGTACTTTTGGAGCCGATAGAGTTATTGACTTTTTAGATAAGAATGAACTTGATCTCGTTTGCCGGGGTCATCAG GTGGTGGAGGATGGCTATGAGTTTTTTGCAAAACGAAGATTAGTCACAATATTTTCAGCTCCAAACTATGGCGGGGAGTTTGATAATGCCGGTGCTCTGTTGAGCGTTGATGAAGCTCTAGTGTGTTCCTTTGAGATATTGAAACCAGTTGATCATAAAGCATCCCCGAGTGGTTCAAAGTCAAATCTTAAAAAG CTCAATTAG